TCACTGCAGATACCGCAGTGATTCCAGACAGCTGGATTTGTCATTAACCAGCCAAAACACACATAGAGGACTGATAATACAGAGGACTAAATGTTGATTTGTGTGTAGGTTTTGTTTTGTGCCTGttagctgaatttactacctgcGCAACTCAAGGCATGTCATTatggacacagaggaggacatTCTTTTCACTGGACTTCGGGCAACTCTCCACAAGTAGGAAATGGTACCCAATTCCAGATGTGGGGTGTGAGTAATGAAAACTGAGTTCATTGGAATGACCATCCCCTGCCTTCTGCCACACTTGCTGGTTTCCCAGCCTTACCTTAGTTAATGACTAATCCATGGAAACACCTGGTGTCTCTACTTGCCGTAAATGAGAATTCGTTTTATGGGGAGTCAGATAGTAGGTACAAGGTCTATTAAAAGTGTTGACACATCTTCATAGGCAGTTGTGTCAGTCTGGAAGGTGCTTCTGCCTACGACCTGCCATGGCTAAAGGAGTTTTTCTGTCCTCGGGCCTTGCCGTGGGCACGGGGGTCATGACCGTGTCAGCCGTCGGTGGGATTATCACGATGGCCATCATATTCCAAGTGGAGGTTGTTAGAGAACCACCGACAACGCGAACCCCAGCTACAACGACACCGTTCATTCCAACAGGACCTCCACCAGACCTGAGACTGCCCCGAAACGTGATTCCCGAGAGCTACCGCATCTTCCTGAGGCCTCTTTTCTACCGTACAACCCCCTTACCCCCCATGACAAATCAAACGAATCAAACGACTCCAACGCCTCCAACGAATCCAACGACTCCAGCGACTCCAGCGATTCCAACGACTCCAACGCCTCAGAGGAATCAAACCTTTATTTTTAAGGGGAACTCCACTGTGAATTTTGTGTGTCTGAACACGACTAGAAGCATTTTCCTACATAGCAAGAACTTGACTATTACAGACCTGAAACTGACGCGACTGGACGAAGACGAAACTCTGATTGTCAGTCACCGTGTCAATCAAAGCACTGTCAGTGAGACCGATTTCTTAGAAGTAAGATTGGAGGATGAGGATGTAGCATTTGAGCAAAATGGATCCTACAGCCTGTTTACCTCATTTGAAGGAGAGATGTACAATGATTTGACCGGCTTCTATATCAGTACATATGAAGCGGAAAAcggcaatgaaacaatgtaagtGTGCGTAAATCATCTTTTATCCATGAATGTTGGTGTCCTCTGCCTGTGTAAAAAGAAAACCTGGATCACAAGGACCACCTTGTGAAGGCAACACTACACACAGTTTCATTCTGTTTTAAATGCATTCATACAAATAACcaaaatgtgtgttatgtgtttgggggtgagggggagaatactgtgatttttaaaatgttttgctttctactgaatgaatgaaccaaAAGCTGCTGAATGTGTTCTGTTCACAGATTTCTTGGTGCGACTCAGACGGCTGCCACGGATGCCAGAAAAGTGTTTCCCTGTTTTGATGAACCTGACTTGAAGGCTAATTTCCATCTCACGCTCATTCACAGAGAAAAGACTACTGCAGTGGCCAACTGGCCTAGTGAACGTAAagatttttcaaaataaaagtagtGATTTGTATCTAATGGTtgtttaaaatgaaaaatatgtgtatgcattatgtgtgtgtttctgacagTAAATATATTCCTATGATCCTGCAGCTACTAGTGGCCTCGAGATTGAAATTGATGGAGAGAAGTGGACAGTTACTGAGTTTCAATTGACGAAGAAAATGTCAACATATCTTGTGGCTTTTGTAGTGAGTGATTTAGGCTTCACTGGAGGCAAAGACTTTAAGGTATATCACACATCTGCTACATTTGAAATTTGTGCATTTGATTTATGTGAGTGAACTAAACAACATATTTGAGctgaatgtactgtagaaaAACATAACTGAATCATCACCACAGCTCAGAAAAGAAGTATTTGTTGTGAATTAGAGCTAGATTTAAAAATAGTTTTGGAAATGTTATAGTAAATAGCAAAGATTCACTTCTGTGACAATAAATCTATTACAAATGATCCTCTATTGTTTGAACGTGCCAGTCTAAGAAATTACATTGTAATATTTGACATTATTTTGTAATGAGGGAATCTTATTTTGCTGCATTTTGTATCCAATAATTTGACATAGACATTCACAACCAGACTATTTAATCCCATATTGATTTTGACCTGTAAACAATTAGAAATGATGTCATATAGTATATAGATAATCCGTGGATTACCCTGTCCTATAGCAGCATTGTCTGTCTCAGAGTTCCATGAgatgtgttttttctttctttattgaTAAAGGTATGGGCTAGACCTGATGCCAAAGAAGCTGGTCATACAAAATATGCTGAGACTATAACAAAGACAATTCTGACTTTCTATGAAGCTGAATCGGGCTTAACATATCCTGTCGGCAAACTAGGTAAGAAGGAATTCATGAAGCGTTCACATTCACTGTAGGCTGTATATTGTTTAGATTACAAAGTTCTGGAAGATGAAAGTGTTAAAATGTTTGTAGTGGATTACTATTTAATGATACTAACTGGTACTCAGAATATTACATGACATCGGTACTTCCTGGTACTGTATTGGTACTCTGTTGGTTTGTTTTCCATGGTACTCTTCTGCCTACAGATCAGATGGCCCTACCCGATCTGGCACCGGTTGGGATGGAAAACTGGGGACTGATAACATACCGTGAGTCTTCTTTGCTCTTTGTGGATGATGTCTCCTCCACATTCGATAAGGAATATATCACCACAGCGATTGCTCATCAGCTTGCTCATCAGGTATGGCAAATTTAAGCATTACTCATaattcgagagagagagagagagagagagagagagagaaagagagaaatggttTAATTGTTATAAAAGCCTTGTATACCATTTCATGTCTTATATGTAATGACtattttcaacattttattttcaacatTTCCACTATTTTGTAATGTGTTACCAGTGGTTTGGGAATCTGGTTACTATGAAATGGTGGAATGATCTGTGGCTGAGTGAAGGATTTGCCACATACATGTCTTACAAAGCACTGAAAAATTTACAGCCTTCCTGGAATACAGTAAGCCTATCATTTTTCATTTACACAGTGTGTTACTTCAACAAAATAAATTCAAACCAATTAAAGCAATTAAATGTTGCTCAAACTGTATGTGATAGGGGTTTCTAAAGGAGCCAGTAAAAATCAGAGCTTCACATTACAGAGCAACTTGAGTTTTAAGTATATTTGGTTTTGTCCCTGTGGTTCCCTCTAGGATGACTTGTTTGTGGTGAATGAGGTGCAAAAAGCCTTCCAAGTGGACGCTCTGACCACTGCTTATCCTCTCAGCACCAGTGAGGACGAGATTCAGACACTCACAGAGATCAACGGGCTCTTTGACACCATCACTTACAGCAAGGTGTGGATCTGACCAGGCAGCAAACACCAGCCAGGCCTTTAACAAGTTCAAATATTCCCCTGCCTTCCCCTGTGTCACATCCAAACGTGTGTTTGAAATGTCTAGGCTTCCTGAACTGAAAAGAAAATGCGACTCATAAGTTCAttgtgtttttatatttttcagtagccacaaaaaatgtaatttaatatatgtttgtgtgctgtaaGTTATTATGTTTTCTGTGTTCATTATCTAGGGAGCTGCAGTGTTGAGAATGCTGTCACACTATATGGATAATTTTAAAGGCGGCGTACAGGTAAGcatggctgtgttgtgtttttggttACAGTCAGTTACAGTCATAACTAATACACatcctttgtgttcatattttattactGCAGTAAAAGGCAATAAGATATTTCTCTCCTTTTTAGAAATATCTTAAAGATCTGCAATATGAAAGTGCTGACCTAAATGACCTGAAGGCCTACCTAAAAGAGGTAAATACATATTGTAcaaggctattaatattttgcATTTAAATGGGAACTGATCAACATAGTAAGGCTATTGTATTCATCCaaaatgttattaattatagAATACTGCACTTTGTGTAATAACAAAGTCAAAATATTCTTGTGTATTAGTTTATTTCTTTAAAAGTGATAAGATTGTGTATTAGTTTAATTTTTTTAAAGTGATAAGCTTTAATGCATCAATACTTGCATTAAATAATAAAGCCTGTAACTTTTAAAGGCAGATGGCACCAAAGACATAGAGGAATTTGTGAGCATGTGGACCACACAAGCAGGTTACCCCGTTCTCACAGTAGACACTGACACTGGAAAAATAGCCCAGGAACGCTTCCTCCTGAACAGCACAGGGCACAAAGCGTGAGTCTTCAGTCCGTTTCCCTCACACAGAGAGGGCAGAGCAGCAAATAACACAGTGCTGGCAAATAATCAATGTTACGACTTACATTTGCACCATCATCTCttgaaacaatgttttatttgtaCCCCAATTATGTCAAAACTTGACTTTATTTTTCAGCGTTGTATGGCAAGTGCCCATAAATGCACTGAAAAGTCCTCCAGAGTCTAATGTGCATGATTTGTTACTGGATAAAGCAGTAGGAGGTAAATTGAATACCGTCTAAAAGGATCCTCTATGAAATCGGCTTTGGATTTTGCTGATGAAATGGGGGTGTTCTTAACCTGATCATGATATTCACCATTTTTTGTAGGGCCAATACCTGCACTAAAATCTGACAAGTGGATCGTGGTCAATATTAACTGTACTGGTTACTACCGTGTTAACTACAACCAGAATAACTGGAATAGACTCATGGTTCAGCTGAAGGCTGATCACTCTGTGAGTATGTCCATCTGATTCACCTTCCGCAGAACTAGTGTCTACCATCATTAAAGCCCACTCTTGTAAAGAGGATGTTCACTTTAAACTCCCtctactacaacacacacacacacacacacacacacacacacacacacacacacacacacacacacacatacacacacacacacacacacagcacagactcaTGATGGGGGTACATATTtagagagattgagattgaaagagagagggagagaggtgggggggctgCAATATGAAGGAGAGAGCGCCATTTCAGGACAATTTGTTCACAGTCATTGAAAAACTGGGCTGCATTTTGGGGAATAGAGCCTCAGAGCTCTAGAGAAGGAATGTCAGTTCATGATGGAATTTACAGATGTGCAGGTTACATGATGTACAGATGTGGTTCACACCCAAGTATGTCATAATAATATCAATTAGCACTAGCATTTACTATAAGACTAGCATGTGATCTTATTTTCATCTCCCTAACAacatgctttctttcttttcttttttttttatttacaaattgcAGCTAATTCTAGTGATCAACAGGGCACAGCTGATTGATGACGCATTTAATCTGGCAAGGTGACTTCTCCTTTATTTTAAGAATGAACCCTTATAGACAGAAACCAACTCAGTTAACTCATTCTGGCCATGTGTCTCGGCATTGTGAGGCACACAGGATTTTGACACAAATGAATGATCCAATGTTGTGGCCTGTCTTTTAGGGGCAAGTATCTTGATGTGGGAGTAGCACTGGATACAACCAAGTATCTCAAAAACGAAACGGAGTATATTCCATGGAAGGCTGCTCTAACAAACCTGAGATACTTCATCCTCATGTTCGATCGCTCTGAGGTCTATGGACCGATGCAGGTGAAATATGCAAATCAAAGCACACTTGCTACCTTCAGACTACCGGCAAAAGTGGCCCAAATCCAAGATTTTGGGGGATCAAGTGACCAGGCCAGACTTCTTCAGAAGTAGTGTGAACACTCAAATCTTGCCcagattagatttttttttttagaccacTTCCACATCCTGAATCAGACCCAAGCctgattttttttcagtgtgttaGCAGTGTGAACAACTAAGGCGGATTTGATGTGACATTTTTACGTCAATCAACCTCCATATTTGGCACAATAATGCGCCAATGTCATTGTTATTGGTTTTTTGTGCATGCGGGTCAGTTTGGAACCGCAAACTGTTCACAATGGAacctgatgtactgtaggccacaTTTTAAAAGGTAACATGAACAGCCAAACTAAAAAATGGGATCTGAGCAAAAAATATGAATTgagcattaaagggacacttcaccgattagctttaagctttgtatctttagaaaaccagtcatgtttttgaatggtcgtgcatcattccctcagtttgccttgagatgggagaaatacggatttcaatgttggacttcctgctttcaatgatgtaaaaatcatcattttacatcattgaaagcaggaagtcctattcatgggtttcattcaAATCcgtttttctcccatctcaaggcaaactgagggaatgatgcattcaaaaacatgactggttttctaaagatacaaagcttaatgctaatcgatgaagtgtccctttaagacttGCGGTGTGAACGTAGCCTTAGTCACTGCTACTGGAACAAATCGGGCGTGATATAAAGTATTCTGGAATGAGCTAGAGTCTGATTCAGTTCATTTAAGCAATATGACACGAGTGGGAGTTGCAGTTGTTAAAGGACATCACCACACCTGTAATTCGGCCGTAGGTAGCCTGTGTTGTATAATGATACATTTATGTGTTGTATAATAATGAATGTTGATTTATTGTTCCTCTGGTGTTCCAATCACAGACATATCTGAAAGATCAGATCACCAACCTATACAGACACTTTGAGAATAACACAATGTCTAATACAGTACCGAAGGATCACCTTGCGCAGTAAGTATCTCAGAGGTTAGCCATGTTCACTCATTATGGATTCAGTTGAACTTAGCAGTCAGTTTACTCTTATTGTCCATATAGGTATGCCCAGTTGGAAGCCGTTTCAATGGCATGCAAAGTTGGCTTGAAAGAATGTATTGAAACAGCTACTGAAATGTTCAATCTGTGGAAAGCAAACAACATCACGTGAGTTATTatctctctcaacccccccccccctcccttttcaAACAAGCTAATTTAAGGTATGTTAATAATCATATATTTTTAAGAATGCAGTTTTGCCAAAACAACTTTGAATCGCGCAACAACAACTATAGTGATCACCATTTCCATTTGCTATCTGGTTGATATTCCTATCCATTATCTGTATCCATGTTATTCCTCTTATCAAAGGATACACCCAAATCTGAGATACAATGTTTACTGCTATGCCATTGCTGATGGTGGAGAAGCGGAATGGGAGTTTGCCTGGAAGATGTACCTGAACTCAACCATCGCAGCAGAGAAAGATAAGCTGAGATATGGTCTATCATGTACCAAGCATATCTGGCTTCTGAACAGGTGAGGGTGAAGTAGTAGCATTATATCTCGTCAGTATATGCGTCAGTACCATGCGTTAGAACAGTTATTGCATGAGCATTTTAACTTTTAATCCTGGCTTGTGCCTTATTGTCAGCTCGACACTTATTGTGTATATACTCCTTTTGGTATTGATTTTTTGTAAGACAGCTCTACCTTTGAAGCACTTTGGATCAACGGCTGTTGTTTTACAAGTCCTATATAAAtgaagtgacttgacttgacttgtgattTCCCCCAACAGATACCTCCAGTATACTCTTGATCCCAAAATAATTAGGAAGAGCGACACCGTGTCTACCATCAACTACGTAGCCAGCAATGTGGCCGGGCAAGCTTTGGCTTGGGATTTTGTGCGGAGCAACTGGAAGCATTTCAGTGAAGAGTGAGTGTCCATCCCTGGTGAAACAGTGTATCATCCCTcgaaacacaataccctttttaCAAGTCACAACACATCTGCTGTTGTTTGTCTGAATTGCTCAACATTATTAATCTCAAACCCTCACTAGTAATAAATCTTTGAAGAATGTCGTAAAAGGGTAGTCACACGAGCAAAGGTTAGTTTAGACAAGAAAGTGCCACCACCTTTAGTCGTGATTTAGTTTATTTCACAGTTGCTAGGCAGTAATTATATTGTAAACTGAAAATGTCGTAAATCAGTGCTGAGCAATGATCATTTCCTCCAGACATGGCGGTGAGATAAAGTTCCTTGGAGATCTCATTaatggagtgacagagagattcTCCACGGAGTATGAACTTCAGCAGGTGAGACTGTCCAGAATTGTGctttaaatgtcaaatacatacacagagaaatTGGATCCACAAAATGGCCCATTTTTTCTTATGTACTGCATGTCTGAACACATGTCTCTTCTTTGTGACTCACTTTTGGAACAGCTTGACAATGTTTGAGGTCGTGGGAGAGGAAACTGACAGAGGCAGACATAACctgcttaaagcaacacttaagagttttttgtaccttaacataatgtttccaaaatcatttcagcggttcatcaactcgtaacatggtgaacggcacttctgcattgacttcacggccctctatcggctataaccacacttTGTAACTTTACCAAATCGGGTAGCATACCTgtggttcgatgaaatgagatctAAGAAACCACAAatctgacttgcttcgatgtcgcaatacatcatactgtcataaaatcatgcaacatgctctaccttgtctgtggacattgttatttgatggataaacaaatagcgtgtgtgcaacagaggaaaagtgctttagtgttgctttaagtctCCCACAACAATCCTCTATATCTGGCCAAATGTAacccatatttgtgtgtgtgtgtgtttgtgcgtgtgtgtgtgtgtgtgtgtgtgtgtgtgtgtgtgtgtgtgtgtgtgtgtgtgtgtgtgtgtgtgtgtgtagttgaaacAGTTCCGGTTCGAGAGTGACCTAAATGAAGAATCCATAGGCTCAGCATCCAGGGCCCTGGAGCACGCAATTGAGAGAACACAGACCAACATGATGTGGGTGGAAGAAAACGAGGCCAAAGTTCTGGCCTGGTTCCGAAGCGAAACGAAGTACAGTGCTTGAGACAAATTGCACAGGTCTGCTTGACCAAACACGTGTGCTTGATAGAAAATGCAATTCAATGAAGATGTCGTGATGCAACAGCACTCCAAATAGTTGACATTACAAAGGAGTCCAATTTAATTGTCGCCTGTAACTCCTGGAAAACTCTTGATCATTTTAACCCAAAAGAGCTGCATAGTTCACAAAATTATGAAACTGGATTATTAGTGTTAGCAAATGTTTCCAGATATTAAATCACAGATATCTTAGACTGTTATGTAAATATAcattttttgccattttgacCTGTCCTGTTGAAATACAAATCTGCTGCTCTCTAAATTTCAGGACATCCAAGAAACACCATACAGTTGAGGCATTTTCAAATGCCATATAATGAAAGATACAGAGGAAGGgtttgagagcaagagagactcGTTTATTTTTATGTAATCAAATAAACGTAATATATGACATTGTATGAAATCACATCCAAAGAACTGCACTCAAACCGATTGTTATTGTAGGGCCTTTTGCTTTTCTCCCCGTTTAAATAACTTTATATGTTGTTTCTTTCAAactgtttatatatttatatttgctTTATGGATATATATTTGCTTACTGAATAAAAAGGTAGTTTTTAAAGTTAACACAGATTCTTCTGgtttacagtatactgtatctactgcATTTAGCACTAAAGGCGGAGGAGGGCATTTTTATATATTATAATTGAGACATAAGATTAATCTAACAATGCAAAGCACTACAGTTTGTACATGATGTTGTCATGTATGGATTCCCAAGAGTCCAAGCTTTCAATGGTGTATAACATTATTACTATACATTGCAATATGGTGCATATAATTGATTTTGAATgttggggggaggtggtggtggtgggggccggggggaggggagggtacTGTGGAAGGTACACTGTTCCATattaacatacaaacaaatagagtcataaacaaaaacaatggaaaCGTGCTCTTTAGCTTTCAGTAGAATAAAATGTGGTATAACGAGCTTCTATGATGACACTGGCAGTAGCTCTGCTGTGAGGGAACATTGATTAATTTGGCCTGAGGGTCCGATCACCGCTGTTCACTCGGGGTGATATTGCAATGTGATACCATCcaacaaaaacagttttgttCTTTGTCACAGAACTCATTTCTAATTTGTAGTGTTACCAGTCAGGATGCTCTTCTCCACTTGCTACCAACAGTCCGCAATATACAGCTCTTACCAGTATATGTATGCAGGACTGCAGATAAGAGCCATGAGATGACCTACAACTGACCAGTTCACAAAAACAGGTATAAAGAAGACCATAATTTGACCATAATTAATTATAACcaccgccaaggaggttatgttttcatcggggtttgtcagtttgtttatttgtttgtttgcaagataactcaaaaagttatggatggatttcaatgaaattgtcagggaaggtctgaaataacccaaggaagaaactattacattttgggcgTGGTCCATATCACCATTTCGATacaggaggtggttatgtttttgcttggcggaggtttgcgctctctgagtgcttttctagtttcaacTTAGATGGTCAGTCGCAGTTGGTTTGAGGTATGATTGTCTTCTGATGTATATGTAGATTATTATGCAAATCATAGAAGTGTTCTTTGTGCTTGTTGTTTGTCAAGAGAGACTTGTGCATTTTCTGTTTAGCATAATTTAGTATCAATTTACCTTTTTAAATGACCTTGTCAACATGAATTCATGGTTCACCAGACAGAGCAGGCAAAGACATTCTCCATAatcgtttttatttatttttatgtgaACCACTGCACAGTGTCAGTGCTACTGTCAGATTTAATTCAGCTACCTAAACAGCTATTACTGcaagagacacattttaaagagAGGGGCCTCCTTGGCTCAGAAAAAGGACTGTGATGTTTTAGTACCTAAACCTGCTATTGCTAAATGACCAAACTTACAAAAAGTAGTACAAAATAATCACGAACATCACAGAAAAACAGCAGAATGATTAAAGGTGTACATGTATTTTTGTGGCAAAAAAAACCCATGTCCTTAGATCAAACATAATGTTGTTGGAACAATGAAACAGTAATACTCCTGTGCTTTTTTTAAGCGCCTCTAGCCCTTTTCCTGTACTTGTTTGTATGAAATGTTTGTATGACAACTAAGAAAAAACTGGAAAGGAGCTGCAGTCAAACCCTAAAGGAGCTGAACAATATAGTTATAAAAGAATTGGACCCTGGGAGGCTGGGGCTATGGGTGCTTCAAAACCTGTGACGGTGCCACTGAATAAGTGGATTACACTGTTAGACATTTCAGTGGGTTTTTACAGTAACTAACTGGCAACACCGTTTACTATTTACAGTAACAGCACTGTAAACCCCCTGGGCACTATATTGTTATGCCAGAGGCCATC
This sequence is a window from Sardina pilchardus chromosome 10, fSarPil1.1, whole genome shotgun sequence. Protein-coding genes within it:
- the anpeplb gene encoding alanyl (membrane) aminopeptidase-like b, whose translation is MAKGVFLSSGLAVGTGVMTVSAVGGIITMAIIFQVEVVREPPTTRTPATTTPFIPTGPPPDLRLPRNVIPESYRIFLRPLFYRTTPLPPMTNQTNQTTPTPPTNPTTPATPAIPTTPTPQRNQTFIFKGNSTVNFVCLNTTRSIFLHSKNLTITDLKLTRLDEDETLIVSHRVNQSTVSETDFLEVRLEDEDVAFEQNGSYSLFTSFEGEMYNDLTGFYISTYEAENGNETIFLGATQTAATDARKVFPCFDEPDLKANFHLTLIHREKTTAVANWPSEPTSGLEIEIDGEKWTVTEFQLTKKMSTYLVAFVVSDLGFTGGKDFKVWARPDAKEAGHTKYAETITKTILTFYEAESGLTYPVGKLDQMALPDLAPVGMENWGLITYRESSLLFVDDVSSTFDKEYITTAIAHQLAHQWFGNLVTMKWWNDLWLSEGFATYMSYKALKNLQPSWNTDDLFVVNEVQKAFQVDALTTAYPLSTSEDEIQTLTEINGLFDTITYSKGAAVLRMLSHYMDNFKGGVQKYLKDLQYESADLNDLKAYLKEADGTKDIEEFVSMWTTQAGYPVLTVDTDTGKIAQERFLLNSTGHKAVVWQVPINALKSPPESNVHDLLLDKAVGGPIPALKSDKWIVVNINCTGYYRVNYNQNNWNRLMVQLKADHSLILVINRAQLIDDAFNLARGKYLDVGVALDTTKYLKNETEYIPWKAALTNLRYFILMFDRSEVYGPMQTYLKDQITNLYRHFENNTMSNTVPKDHLAQYAQLEAVSMACKVGLKECIETATEMFNLWKANNITIHPNLRYNVYCYAIADGGEAEWEFAWKMYLNSTIAAEKDKLRYGLSCTKHIWLLNRYLQYTLDPKIIRKSDTVSTINYVASNVAGQALAWDFVRSNWKHFSEEHGGEIKFLGDLINGVTERFSTEYELQQLKQFRFESDLNEESIGSASRALEHAIERTQTNMMWVEENEAKVLAWFRSETKYSA